CTTTTTTTATTTGGGCTACTTTGTGGCCTCCCAACCACCCCACTCCTAAACAGCACAGTCAGAGGACTGGACTCTGGGATGACCCCACAGCAATGCTGTGGTCCAGGGAGGGACCACTGACATGAGAGGTGCCTACCCTCTCCTCAAGGGGGCACCAGAGAGTTATGGTTACAACATGGTGTTGTTAGTTTTGGTCCCAAACAAGAAGATCTCAGGTTTAACTCCAAACTGACCATACCATTAGGGTAAAAATCCCTAAAATGCAGCACAAGTGTGGCTACTTTACACAAGATGAAGAACCCCACCCTGCCACAGACCATCTGGGCATTGTTCTCTTGCTGCCTAAGTTGGGAGCCAGGCAAGGTAAGGTGTGCTCATCCCTCACAAGTGATCCTTTTACAGGAGCATTGAGAGCTGACTCTAAAGGCACTCCCCCATCTTCCCCCTCAGTCAGTGGGAGAGTAACTGGGACATGGAACAGAATGCAGAAGGAGCCTCCTCCCACCTGCAACAGGGACACAGAGGATTccccagcaaaaacaaacccaaggCTCTCACTTGCTGACTTCAATGCAGAAGTCCCCTCGGATGGTGCCAGGTCTGGAATCGGCCGGGTTAGTTTCTCCAATCATTGCGCGAGCCGTCTTTACCACATCCAGCCCCTGCCAGACCTACAAGACAGCACAGCAAGAGTCAGCTTCCGCAGCTTGCTGAATAGCAAGGCCAAATCCTACCCTAAGCACCCTCCAGCTAACTCCACCTCCTTGTATGAGTACGCCTAGAGGTAAGTCAGGGCAGAATCTACCTCAAGAAAGCCTGATTATCTGTTTGAATAAAATAAAGATATGCACAGGTTTCACTTTTACATGCAACAGTGTAACGCTTCAGCCAGAGGATCTGGCAGAAGGGTATGAAGGGAAGATGGAATGGCCTCAAGTTCAATGCTAATTGCACTTGCATTTGATATCCGTTTCAAGGCATGAAAGGGGCCCCTGGCCAGCACTCACCATGGCTACAATAGGACCCGATCTCATGTACTCCACCAGACGGCTGTAGAAGGGGCGATCACAGAGGGCTATATAATGCTCCTTCAGCAAGTCTTCCGAGGCCTGGGCATAAACACAGCATGTGATCTAGTTTGCTAGATGGGACTGTCCTAAAATGGCTTATAATGGCTGTTCTAGTGGCCCGAAGAGTCCACTTTAGAAGTGGCGTTTAGGGACCTCTCCCTGCTCTGAGGGCCGGATTCCTGAATTCTGCAGTGCAGCTGGGAGGAGGAAATCAAGCTCACCAGGAAGGAACAACTGCCAGGTGAAACTGGATCAGTGTTCATTCCTCATCTGGGGAATCCTATTTTCCTCCTTCAGTTCAGTTCGCACTCGCTTTCTGTGTATAGCCTCACAGGACCTTTAGGGATTCAGGTAATCAACAGGGGCAGAATTCAGGCTCTGTTCAGAAACCGCTATTTGCAATGCAGCCCTTTAGATAACAGCAAGTGTCTATTACACTGATGATGAAAAAATAGTTTCCATTATAGGTCCATAACAAATGCTGCAAAACAGACTTACAATGGAACAGCCTATACGACAGTCCATTGCACAAGACAGATTGGGGCAGGGTGCTCCAAAGAAAAGAGAGACAGTAAATTCTCAAAGGTGACTAAACGATTTTGGATCCTAAGTGCTTCAAGTTGCTTTTGGAAATGAGACTTCAGAGCTCAATTCCCCTGACTGACaatgagatttaggtgcctaagtcatttttgaaaataggactaaagtgctttggaaaactTGACCCTGAATGGTGGTGGCCAGAAAAAGATCCAAATTAAATTCCTCTAGCTGGGCTGGCTACCTGCACGGAGACAGGACTAAGGAGCTTTCCTTTCGTTTCCTGTCTCCATCTAGTGGTAGGAGgatatcatagaatatgagggttggaagggacctcaggaggtcatctagtccaaccccctgctcaaagcaggaccaatccccaatttttgccccagatccttaaatggccccctcaaggattgaactcacaaccctgggtttagcaggccaatgctcaaaccaaagagctatccctcccccatatatatatatatctcactaAGCTGAGCTCCCATGGGAGGGATGTTGGAGAAATGGCCTCAGCAAGAGACTTTGCAGCAGCTCTGATACCAGGCATTTCTGAACTTTGTTATtcgtggcctagtggataaaacACTAGACTGTGACTCAGGAGGCAGGCATACTTAATCCtgccccagagcaaggggctaaactagatgacctcttgaggtctcttccagccccacatttctttGCTTCTATGGATTCTATTGCCAGCACTGCCTCCGGGTGGCTGGGTGACcttagaccagcagttctcaacttgcagcccaattagcacacgGTCTGGGGCGGGGATCCAGGGTCAGGGCAGCCAGCCCACCCCACAGGAGTGGCAGGGGTCCGGGGCGGGCTGTTGGCTGGCCATGCACAGCAGGAGTCTGGGGCGGGCTGCTGGCTGGCCCCGacacccagcccctgcagcccaattagcacattgtgggccgcatatgcagcccacaatgtgaaataagttgagaaccactgccttaggcaAGTAacttccccattttacatatgaggaaactgaagcacagagagggtaTCATGATACTGACCTATGCAAAAcgctttgagatttactgataaaaaatgctatataaaaacTAGGTATTATTTACAAAGCACCATCAGCAAGCAGGATGCAAGCAGGTCCCTGTTGCAAAGATCTAAAGCCCCAAGACAGAGCATACACAGAGTGAGGCAGCATGGACTGGACCTTTAGAGAAAAGGGTGCCAGGGCAGCCCTTGCTCTGCCAGCTCCTCTCACCTGCATGAGTTTCATCCCCACCAGTTTGAAGCCCTTCTTTTCAAAGCGCCTGATGATTTCCCCTATGAGATGCCGCTGCACCCCATCTGGCTTGATGGCTAGGAAGGTGCGCTCGTTTACTCCAGTGCAAGCTGAAAGCAGATGAGGAGGAACACTTAGGGCTAGAGCAAACCTCAGCATACATTCAGGATCAGAGGGGTCACTACAACCAGGATcaaggaattaaaaaataaaaccagagatAAGGGAAGAGGCAGATGCTGCTAAGGTAGGGACTCAAATAGGAATGGGGCATAGCTTACCATCAGTTTGGATTGTAAAACTGGTTTCATATACGGCAAAGGCTGGTGGAGACAAAAGTCAGAGGTTTGCAGACAGCCCCTTTCCCACTGAGAGACAGGAATGAGACAGGAGCGCTCTGGGGGTTAGTGGCACACATACAGCAGGGACTCTGGAAGTTAGAGCAACGGAGATAACCTCTTTCCCCATGGCAAAGACAGGGAACTCTGGGAAGGAGTTGTTTCCAACCATGTAATCCTTTGCAAGGGGTAGCAGGCAGTCTGGTGGGtaggggggtggagcagagggatGGAGAGGACATCCTCCTGAGGTGGACAGGGAAAGCCCTGGTAGCTACAGAGAGCAATATCCAACCACAGACTTGCATTAGATTTTAGTTCCTTTGCTCCTAGAGAATCTGGGTCCACTTGTCAGGATGACATCCCTCCTGATACCCAGCAGTGAGCTTTCCTGCTCCAGTTCCAATCTTTCTTGGACTGAACACAGAGAAGATGAAGAGTCAGCAGCTGTTACATTTATCAGCATTTAGTGCACCCTAATCAAGTCCCACATATTTTAATAAATCCACTTCCcttaattaaagaaacaaaaataaaagccactgAATGCATggcctttttaattaaaaaaatccaccatCACAGACAGACTTGCTCTGGGTTTCAAAATGTGGGCAAAACATTATGCTATGTAATCTCAGTGAGCATCTAACAAGTCTGGGAATTCTCCAGCCCTAATATTGCCTTTGAATTTGAAATCAGGCCTCCTAAAGTGATCTGAATTTGAATCTAAACAAAAAGGCTTGTGAAAATAATCAGGAGATCTgactgaatgatttttttaaaccacactaGAGAGCTGATTTCACCTATTTGGCTGTCCAATGGTCTACACTGGTTTGTTAGGCTGTGGATATGTTTTCTTTTACAACCCTTTAAGTAAGTGGAAAACAGCCTAGGGAAGGCAGTCAGGGATATTCTTTTACACAGAACACGCAAGCTGATAGTTGGGACTTAACCTTGCAGAGCATAGATCAGGGGTGGCGAAAGtgtggctcgtgagccacatgCAGTTCTTTTActgttaaaggtttcagagtggtagccgtgttagtctgtatcagcaaaaacaacaaggagtccttttggcaccttagagactaataaatttgttagtctctaaggtgccacaaggactcctcgttgtttttacggTCAAAGTGCAGCTAATGGAACCCCCCACATTACTCCCATTTTCCACCTACCCAATGCTGGggagcttgggacctctgccttgcaatggggtggtggggtaggggtctctgcccagcaggcaggggagtctcggggcttcagccgcACAGGGCACACTGGCCAGGCCTcatggcttcagcaggagtggtgctaaagccctgagccccagaggCACCTCCCATGGAGCTAAAGCCCAGAGCCCAGTcaggctcttgaacttctgaagattgttatACGCAGCTAGGAGGATCAGTGAGTTTGGCCACTCCTGTCATAGATCACAGAGGCAGGCAGTGTGTGGGCTCAGAGTTAGAGATAGGAGTCAAGAGAGACAGACTCTATTTCCAGCTTTGTTAAGGGATGACTATGGGACCTTAGGAGACTCCCTTCCCTTCtccgtacctcagtttccccacttgtaaaataaACTCCTATGGGGCCTCTTTGTTCCCTCCCTGAGCTTGATTACATGCTTTATTCAGAGTGAACCAGCTGCAGTGAAATTcactgccacagagcagggttgGGTACCACTCTGCTCTCAGTAGTGTCTCATCAGCAGAGCAGGCACCTTGCCCCAAGCAGCCACCTCTGTggctattcccccctcccctccgctccgtgggagtgagtgggggcagagctgtgAAAGCTGAAGGAGCTGAGTCAGGGGAGGCAAAGGGtgaggaagggagggatcagtgCCCCCACACCTGCTGTgtcctccccctgcctgagggggcATCCTCCTAACAACCCCGCCCCCTGCTGGTAAAGGACATCCCCTGACCCCGCCCTCCCCTTGCCTGGGGCGGGGGACAACCCCCGAACTGCCACCCTCCTCCTCACCCCGCCCCGGGAGGAGGCATCCCCCGGACAGCTCCCCCACGCCCTGGGAGGGGGCACTCACCGCTGTGGAAGATGTTGGCGAACAGAATAAGCACCGAGCAGATCATGGTGGCAGCCGGTCGCGCGCtgacagggctggggccgggcgggtGGGCGGTACCGCCTGAGCACGAAACGCGCGCGGGCCCgtgggggagggaatgagggCGCGCACGTTACTCCTGGGGTCCGGACTTCTTCCCGCGCGCTCTGCGTGCTCCTGTCTTACCCAACCGCCCGGTCTGCCCATCCCCACAACCAGACCGGCCGATGTGGTGgcgccccgccccccatccaaATGCCCTTCAGCCCAGACCGTGGCAAACCCCATAGGGGCCTGCAAGAAACTGGCGGGTTGATTTTGGAGTGGGGTTCTTGTGTTTTTTGAGCACTACCTTTCCTCCGCCCCCCAGCACTGTGCCAAACAAAGCCCAAGAGCAAACCCAGTTTATTGTACGCTACACTCCCTTTAGTCCACTGTCAGCCCAGATCTCAGAGGGCCAGGTCTGTCAAACGCTCCAGCCACCAGGccacagctagggttgccaattttctaacaGCAGAAATCGGAACACCTTGCCCCTCcgcttccctgaggccccactcccttcgtccagggatttccctacacacacaccccgaatTCCCCCCCACacgttttgtgaactagttacatgctgTGTTGCCAATGTAGTGATTggacatttgaattgaaattgaaacattaatacacacttatACACAatataaaagcatataaagtgtataatacaatatgtgtatctgaaaaaatataaagaacaggagtacttgtggcacctgtgaaagtagaatgaattatattgaaattataattcattaaagaaatgctgcttgaagggtttgttgaaatatagttatcaggaagagaaacattaaggagtgtgagacaatgggtcctcaaactaattaacttagagctcctactgagctaggagattggtaaatgttagtatgcaaataagatatgtatgtttctgcttccttttttctcttatgttaaattggctttcccttatctgtttaaataagttagcttgagcttttgcaggaggctcacgTATCTGGGTGtactggcaaagcgctttgctaataaacagagtggtctgacaaattttgtgagtcttgaatctgactttgacaacttggaggttccaccgagatggcatccgtcttcactggggccgtgtgactcctgaccgTTCTGAGGACGGCCGTGGCAAGCCGgtacctgggcatttggcccgagcggtcctccaccagaacggaagggtgcatgaccacagtgaagtctatgccatcgaacctgttggttcccactctgttttGGTAGGGATCCCggaatctgacatcaggaatctggtcaggtaattatttctgtgttttgtccggactgaggactgtcttgtctctgtgtctatccgtcctccctgtggtgtgtttgagtctgggcgccgtctcTGTCCtgggatcggctgaccaaagggttcctgtccccatggtctgagtgagtgaaatctgcacaatcgcagccgcactgcgccttgggtaaaacccttggtgtgaaagcaagggcgattgaggcagtagcctgtgggctccttttgtgtgttgcaccgggcaacacacaaaaggacgaacccgactttccttcttgtgtgattggtgtgtaaagtcctcctgtatgggtaaccagacatCTTAGTcaggacagttccctaaaggaacaccggctcattttatgtattttaggaagggtcCGGACTCcagtaaatttctggaaaaatggtctaggctaactcaggagaatcccaaaattcagtggccactgttagggtcttgggacaaagaccgagtagacgtcttaaaagacgaactcggccaacctaaaactaaattggcaaaaggagaggttgattgtttcatgcagtggtgggaagaggcaaatcataggtggacagaatcaaaacttgcctctctcaaagattcaaATGATACGTTAAAAGCTTTATTAGAAGCCTCCTCTCCCGCTGCCAGACCGAGCGCTCCCCTTTATCCCGTTCTCCGAGAAGACCAAGATCGATCCCATCCCCCTTCATACTCCCATCTCATTGTGGGAAAGGACGAAGAAAACCCCTTGTTAAATTCTGGGGATGACGATGAGGAAGATGCATTAATTGGCCTGGCATCCTTGCATTGGATCAACAGGCGGTCACAACAACTCCCAGGGGTCTCCAGTTCAGACCAGTCCGGATCGTCCAATACCACCCAGGCCCATTCCTCCGGTACCACTCAGACCCATAAAGAAAAACCCCCCATTCCCCTGAAACCTTCCAGTCTGTCTGACTCCTCTGTTTTTCCCCATACATACGAAGACAGCCTGGACACTGACTGGGCCCAACGCTTATGCTCTGGCTCTAAACCTATCCAGGCTCCCCTCCGAATCCTGCATACTGGGGGCCAACAAGAGGGTCCCACTTGGAGCTATTAACCCTGGACTCGTACAGAGCTCCTTTCCATTGTAAAAGACTTTCCAAAGCCCCTGGAAAATCCTACCACATTTGCAGAGGAATTTTTGTTAGTGTGCGACACCTATGAACCCTCTGAGGCAGACCTCCTGCAGCTGTGCAAGCTACTTGTGACCCCTAGTGAGCATGAAAAATGGCTCACAGCAGCCAATTGGCCCATCAGTGAGCGCCATTCAACTTTACCAAACACCAGTCCTGACGCTGAATACCGGAAAAAGTGTAAAGACCGAGCTAAAAACCTACATGAGGCCATCCCTCGAGTATGGACTCcaaaaacaaactggacagccaTACGTTGCTGTAAACAGCAACAGGGAGAAAGTCCAGGTGACTATCGCACCCGACTGACTGATGTTTTTATGCAACATTCTGGTATACAGCAACCGGGTGAAAATGGGAAGGGCGCCCTGGCTCATGCGTTTGTTAATGGCCTCCTACCTGCTATTGGCAGTATGCTAAAGCGAATAAGTGTTGGGTGGGAAACTGAAACCATGGATAAATTGCAATCAGTGGCAGAACACTGCCATCGCACtctaaagggaaaggaggaacaaTCTTCCCAAAAGTAAATGCATTCCTCCTCTCGGATTCCACTCCGGTGaaccttttgggtcgggacctgTTATGTAAACTTGGCTGTACCATCTACGGTCCCCCGGATGGTGTCTACTTACAAATCCCCCAGTCCTCTCTGagtgattctgtagcctccctgctgtctgaaactcCCCTTTCCACTCCggtcccctgctgcccattggtcCCGTCCCTTGAACACCTAGTTTCACAGGTCCCATCCTCTCTGTGGCCAACCCACCTGTCTGAAGTGGGCCGTTTACATACTGACCCCGTCTGCATTATTGTTGATTCCTCCAAACCTCTGCCTCACCTGTCTCAATACCCTTTAAACCCCGAAGCAGAGGCTGGAATTGCTCCAGTCATGACCGCCCTGCAGGAACAAGGCATTATTATCCCCGCTCCAGCCCCTGTAACACCCCTATCTTCCCAGTTCGAAAAGCTGATGGTAAATCGTGGCGGTTTGTTCAGGATCTTCGGGCCATTAACCGCATTGTCATACCTGTCTTTCCCATTGTCCCTAACTCAGCGacgattctggcttctatcccaccagatgcaactcattttactgttgttgatttgtgctctgctttcttttctgtcccggttcaccctgactcccagttcctgtttgccttttcttacaaggggcaacagtacacatggaccacactgccccaggggtatactgaaagcccgtcatatttttcccaagcattagtctgagaccttgctgaccttgttttcccatccaggtccacactagtccaatatgtagatgatctactcctctgttccccttcattgtctgcctctgaaactgactctttagtgctccttactgccctagcaaatatgggtcacaaagcttctcgctctaaactacaactctgtcaagcttctgtcacataccttggctttctcctctcccagggttcacatgcactttctcccacccgcgtccaagctatccttagctttcccctaccctgctccccactccaggtccggaagtttttaggcatggctggattttgcaggcaatggattccccaatatgcctcccttgcaaaacctctccaggaactcactcgattctctgtaCCTGACCCCATGCcttggccccctgaggccaattctgcctttgtttccctcaaacagggtttggcttctgcccctgccttagggctgcctgactattctaagccttttatccttttctgccacgaacaatctgggtgtgcacttggagttctcactcagatgcacggagaaaagaaccgcccagtggcttatttctctgccactttagaccctgttgcccaaggcttacccccctgcctgcgtgctgtggctgctgcagcgcacCTAGTCGAAAtatctgattcccttgttctccgctctcctcttaccctcctggtccctcactctgTAGAAACTCTCCTGCTACAACGTAACACAggccacctctcctctgcccgCCTTACCAGGTATGAACTTTTACTACTATCAGCTTCATACATCACCATAAAGCATTGTTCTCAGTTAAACCCTGccactctccttcctttgtctaatGACGGTGATCCCCAtgactgccttgcaactgtctcTGCTGTCACCGTCCCGCGCTCTGACCTTTCTGATGTccctctccctaactctgactttgttttatttactgatgGTTCCTGTTTTCGAGATGACCAAGGTCGTCTCCTTGCAGGATACGCTGTAGTTTCACTCTCTGAAACCCTGGAAGCTGCGCCTTTACCTTCTGTAACCTCAGCACAAGTCGCTGAATTAGTTGCCCTCACCCGTGCCTGCTTTTTGGCGGAGGGACGCTCCGCCACCATTTACACTGACTCCCGCTACGCTTTTGGGGTTGTACATGACTTTGGTACCCTCTGGCAAACTCGGGGTTTCCTTACCTCTGCCGGTACCCCTATTAAAAATGGGCCCTACATCCCTGCCCTTCTGTATGCAGTTTTACTTCCGTCTGCTCTAGCTATTGTTAAGTGCCCTGGCCACTCAATGGCGGATACTGATGTTGCTAAGGGTAACGCATTTGCTGACGCCTCTGCTAAACATGCTGCTGCCATAGAACCTTCCCCAGATGCATTTCTAGgttccctttctgtttctataCTGCCACcatccctcactgacctcaccctgctccaagactctgccccagaaaccgagaaagaatcctgggttgcccaaggttgctctctacatcccgattctctttggcgctcgcctactggcgcctttgtagcccccttttcactctacccatctctggctgccctgctacacggtgtttcgcatgtcggaaaggaagggatggtctctgctgtaactaagacaggatggtgggccccccattttagctctgttgcagcccgccactgtgcagcctgtaccatttgccaaagccataatattggtaaacctgtaaaagtggcccagacGTTCcagggcctgcctcaagcactgttcttgcattggcaacttgattttgtacaactgcctaagtgtcaacaatatgaatttatattggttatggtatcTTTATTCtccggttggattgaagcctttccttgtcgcaaggctcactcactgtctgttgccaaatgtttgttaaatcatattatgcctgccaagggaattcctgctactctgtccagtgatcggggtacacattttactggacaacttgttcaacacctagaccgtatattgcatatcaaacacctgttgcactgttCCTACCGCCCACAGAGTGCAGatgcagttgaaagacgaaatggtgtacttaagaataagcttgctaaaatttgtgactttacaggattaagctggccagtagccttaccattagcccttatggacatgagatccactccatcccaaaggcataaattaagtccctttgaaattgttatgggacacCCTATGCGAGCTATGTCTaccattactcccgttccagatttgaacttgactcacagtgcgctccttcagtattgcaagggactaatgcaagctgtaagtcacttccattcacaggttcgagccgcctggcccacggaacccacctccgacgcttgccacaacctcgagccaggtgattgggtcttCATACGGCGCGATCATCAAAAGCACACCTTGGAGCCCcagtggaagggtcctcatcaggcactgcttactacacagacggctgttaaactatttggcatcgcagcgtggatacatgcttcacagtgtaagaacgcatcatccccagagaaccaatcatcacctcagaacaacgcagagtcaattttgactccagaagaagacgtagaggaactgtctgcaataccttacaatctacgctctcgtaagggttgccagatgCAGACGACGAACAAAAAAAAGCAGTAGCAAGCCTAGCGCCTACTGCCTGGTGGgcgtaaaaccgtgactgcggttccctcagttgaggttgtcagaaccagaagagccttgcctccaacatgcgcctctgcctgttcctcagctgctggtatcttacggttTGGGGAGACCatgatgacaattcttttatccagcagcaggtgtggatagctcagacccttaatatttctaattgctgggtctgcagccacatcccagcccactctcaaactggtgttcctgtcctggctgtcccactcaagtccccagacctcactggagggcctcatccgtttaacaaaatatggaacagcaatgacacttgggaagcggtgggaataaatgcatctaaatggatgtgtggtggagggaaaaggtcattggtgttgggtgtgtaatgggacagggctggacctggggaaaagccgttgccttcagcatattgtggccaatggtgtttgggattattcaaacaaaactaaaaagtggcgggacgggtatggagatatgaattttttctcaacctgggatcaaacagagaaatcaatctcatgttccccctacagtaaccttagtgaaaacaatacaaccTTTCAATgccatgcaaataacaccactcctcgtaaggagaattaccctgtaccctttggggaatactactcctcctttgcaaacacctatatgacaaatgggtgcaaccaacccttcccggccttaataggccatcactgggtgtgtgggaccagagcttataccatactaccagctaattggtcaggaatctgttatcccgccCAACTCTTCCCAAAATTCcaagtgctaggaaccttccctcgagaacgcctccgcaatttcaggcgaaaaagaagggactcAACAGATGCCCACCGGTATGTTAATAACATAAGCctcttaacctgggaagaggccattggtggttccttaataccattagggggagtaatacaccatgcaaaaaggcttctaaggttacaagcagtagttgaaataatggcaaatgaaaccggagaaagtttaagagccctggccaaagaaacaggggtaatccgacagatggccctccaaaaccgtcaggcattgggCATAGTGCTGgaggcaaaaggagggacttgtgttctcattggaaaagactgctgtgtgtatataccagacaacaccaatgaggtaatagatcatgctagccacttagaacaaatcgcatatcttccccacgaagagccaagttctttatggaagtggctaagtaaccttttcaatttctctggcataggaaactgattgtttcagggagccctaactctcctgtttggaatcctaataatttttgtatgttttcagttactttcctgttgtgtccaaaattgtgtcaggcatgctacacaggtAGCTGCCctaaaccagagtgctaatttgatgattttaaatatcactgatgaacaaagagataaagaacgattgatatgtggaacccagtaattgttggtcattgcgtagcttgactaaaaggagggattgtgaaagtagaatgaattat
This window of the Chelonia mydas isolate rCheMyd1 chromosome 10, rCheMyd1.pri.v2, whole genome shotgun sequence genome carries:
- the NME3 gene encoding nucleoside diphosphate kinase 3 isoform X1, giving the protein MICSVLILFANIFHSAFAVYETSFTIQTDACTGVNERTFLAIKPDGVQRHLIGEIIRRFEKKGFKLVGMKLMQASEDLLKEHYIALCDRPFYSRLVEYMRSGPIVAMVWQGLDVVKTARAMIGETNPADSRPGTIRGDFCIEVSKNVIHGSDSIESAQREISLWFHTDKLTCWADSTEHWIYE
- the NME3 gene encoding nucleoside diphosphate kinase 3 isoform X3, whose product is MICSVLILFANIFHSAFAVYETSFTIQTDACTGVNERTFLAIKPDGVQRHLIGEIIRRFEKKGFKLVGMKLMQVWQGLDVVKTARAMIGETNPADSRPGTIRGDFCIEVSKNVIHGSDSIESAQREISLWFHTDKLTCWADSTEHWIYE
- the NME3 gene encoding nucleoside diphosphate kinase 3 isoform X2, translated to MICSVLILFANIFHSACTGVNERTFLAIKPDGVQRHLIGEIIRRFEKKGFKLVGMKLMQASEDLLKEHYIALCDRPFYSRLVEYMRSGPIVAMVWQGLDVVKTARAMIGETNPADSRPGTIRGDFCIEVSKNVIHGSDSIESAQREISLWFHTDKLTCWADSTEHWIYE